One Rosa chinensis cultivar Old Blush chromosome 5, RchiOBHm-V2, whole genome shotgun sequence genomic region harbors:
- the LOC112167543 gene encoding 60S ribosomal protein L28-1 — MPSHKGKRNGDGSRQLMWEIVKKNNSFLVKEFGRSHAGVRFSKEPSNLLNLHSYKQSGLANKKTVIIQSSKDQSVLLATTTTRKHLIVNCMIAYDSFQLYKVNCNQRMQGIGNRVRKT, encoded by the exons ATGCCGTCGCATAAG GGTAAGAGGAATGGCGATGGTTCCAGGCAACTGATGTGGGAGATAGTGAAGAAGAACAACTCTTTTCTGGTGAAGGAGTTCGGCAGAAGCCACGCCGGCGTTAGGTTCAGCAAGGAGCCCAGCAACCTCTTGAATCTCCACTCCTACAAGCAATCTG GGTTGGCAAACAAAAAAACTGTGATAATTCAGTCCAGTAAGGACCAATCTGTGTTGCTGGCGACGACTACGACCAGGAAGCATCTGATAGTGAATTGCATGATTGCATATGATAGTTTCCAACTTTACAAAGTGAATTGTAACCAGAGAATGCAGGGCATAGGAAATAGAGTACGTAAGACTTGA
- the LOC112202329 gene encoding uncharacterized protein LOC112202329 — protein sequence MLTGQREDGGKLSIGENMIAAAGAATAISTNPLWVVKTRLQKMLRCVAVSLKNLNQAFNWKWVGFQRSKLIQYQSKMDALAKQTPVDQITQQLKSGISEFGNNENVSSAPQDPDHISSAYQVDKEGRDMYVMVSCLMGILEVYLVMSMWFCQVNLI from the exons ATGCTAACTGGTCAAAGAG AGGATGGTGGCAAACTCTCAATTGGTGAAAATATGATAGCTGCTGCTGGGGCTGCAACAGCTATTTCAACAAATCCATTGTGGGTTGTTAAGACAAGACTGCAA AAAATGCTTCGTTGTGTTGCAGTCTCACTGAAGAACCTAAACCAGGCCTTTAACTGGAAATGGGTGGGATTTCAGAGGTCAAAGTTAATCCAATATCAGTCTAAGATGGATGCACTGGCCAAGCAG ACTCCGGTGGATCAAATTACACAACAGTTGAAATCTGGAATATCAGAGTTTGGAAACAATGAGAACGTGTCATCAGCACCTCAGGATCCAGACCACATATCCTCTGCATATCAAGTTGACAAGGAG GGGCGGGACATGTATGTTATGGTGAGCTGCTTGATGGGAATTCTGGAAGTTTACTTAGTAATGAGTATGTGGTTTTGTCAAGTGAATTTAATTTAA
- the LOC112202328 gene encoding uncharacterized protein LOC112202328 isoform X4, protein MEDLDSRRVETSPSSPVPSYASLLKNPVDRFHQTMVEDFEMTDEDYSYSAGKHGLNVSFSQKVHNKLDYDCRSAVIVKLMGKPNSTNALDFMLRGLRRKWQLKGGWHLIDLPNDYFIVKFNLDEDMNQVLYGGPWILVGQTLVVQKWRPEFDPAEEKISRMALWDMDTAQVNVVPSPPIMKKDMGPWMLMTYKNKRRTNTNNGDVKKVQGSGSRFAVLQEVSGEENIRNEMNAPLSNEPASASDPPIVKLWKNLQEKVQLTKVPKENDDKASDKSNRKRVMNEEMKRSKDKLPARVPMKDVSNEVIGPSGSGAVPKFTMWYQRKSKVLTNPGTSTIGVGISTSICQENNVQSCCVPAVFGHCPPEEKVSNGDCSMEETISNAAENFVEKTFTDNSVLAQVQETPSLPVEGIVSEN, encoded by the exons ATGGAAGACTTGGATTCGCGACGGGTTGAGACCTCTCCATCTTCACCTGTGCCCAGCTATGCGAGTCTACTGAAAAATCCGGTTGATCGCTTCCATCAAACCATGGTGGAAGACTTCGAAATGACTGATGAGGATTATTCTTACTCTGCTGGTAAGCATGGTCTTAACGTCTCCTTCTCTCAGAAAGTTCATAATAAACTCGATTATGACTGCCGTAGTGCTGTAATTGTGAAATTGATGGGGAAGCCAAATTCTACTAATGCGTTGGATTTTATGCTAAGGGGCTTAAGGAGAAAATGGCAGCTTAAGGGTGGTTGGCACTTGATTGATCTTCCTAATGACTATTTCATTGTTAAATTCAACCTTGATGAAGATATGAATCAGGTTCTCTATGGTGGACCTTGGATCCTAGTTGGGCAAACATTGGTTGTGCAGAAATGGAGACCTGAGTTTGATCCAGCTGAGGAGAAAATAAGTCGAATGGCTTTATGG GATATGGATACTGCCCAAGTGAATGTGGTTCCCTCTCCACCCATCATGAAGAAAGACATGGGTCCTTGGATGTTGATGACATACAAGAATAAAAGGAGAACTAACACTAACAATGGGGATGTTAAGAAAGTTCAAGGCTCTGGATCTCGATTTGCGGTGCTTCAGGAGGTTTCTGGGGAggaaaatatcagaaatgaGATGAATGCTCCTCTTAGCAATGAACCAGCTTCTGCTTCTGACCCACCAATTGTTAAGCTATGGAAGAATCTACAAGAGAAAGTTCAACTAACCAAGGTGCCTAAAGAAAATGATGATAAAGCTTCTGATAAGAGCAATAGGAAGAGAGTGATgaatgaagaaatgaaaagatCGAAAGATAAGCTTCCTGCAAGAGTTCCGATGAAAGATGTGTCTAATGAAGTGATTGGACCCTCTGGTAGTGGAGCTGTGCCCAAATTCACTATGTGGTATCAGAGGAAGAGCAAAGTTTTAACTAATCCTGGTACTAGTACTATTGGTGTGGGTATTAGTACTAGTATTTGTCAGGAGAATAATGTGCAAAGTTGTTGTGTTCCAGCAGTGTTTGGCCATTGTCCTCCGGAGGAGAAAGTGTCGAATGGGGATTGTTCAATGGAGGAGACAATATCTAATGCAGCTGAAAATTTTGTTGAGAAGACCTTTACTGATAACAGTGTTTTGGCACAAGTTCAAGAGACTCCTTCCCTTCCTGTGGAAGGTATTGTTTCTGAAAATTAA
- the LOC112202328 gene encoding uncharacterized protein LOC112202328 isoform X2 has translation MEDLDSRRVETSPSSPVPSYASLLKNPVDRFHQTMVEDFEMTDEDYSYSAGKHGLNVSFSQKVHNKLDYDCRSAVIVKLMGKPNSTNALDFMLRGLRRKWQLKGGWHLIDLPNDYFIVKFNLDEDMNQVLYGGPWILVGQTLVVQKWRPEFDPAEEKISRMALWIDQVTLGQARGKFARVYIEIDLSKPLRLFVEVEGVVYGVVYEGISMICFECGCYGHVKDKCPHIHTKNVTYSNASVNANHTSSDGSGPDVSNDNTQQDMDTAQVNVVPSPPIMKKDMGPWMLMTYKNKRRTNTNNGDVKKVQGSGSRFAVLQEVSGEENIRNEMNAPLSNEPASASDPPIVKLWKNLQEKVQLTKVPKENDDKASDKSNRKRVMNEEMKRSKDKLPARVPMKDVSNEVIGPSGSGAVPKFTMWYQRKSKVLTNPGTSTIGVGISTSICQENNVQSCCVPAVFGHCPPEEKVSNGDCSMEETISNAAENFVEKTFTDNSVLAQVQETPSLPVEGIVSEN, from the exons ATGGAAGACTTGGATTCGCGACGGGTTGAGACCTCTCCATCTTCACCTGTGCCCAGCTATGCGAGTCTACTGAAAAATCCGGTTGATCGCTTCCATCAAACCATGGTGGAAGACTTCGAAATGACTGATGAGGATTATTCTTACTCTGCTGGTAAGCATGGTCTTAACGTCTCCTTCTCTCAGAAAGTTCATAATAAACTCGATTATGACTGCCGTAGTGCTGTAATTGTGAAATTGATGGGGAAGCCAAATTCTACTAATGCGTTGGATTTTATGCTAAGGGGCTTAAGGAGAAAATGGCAGCTTAAGGGTGGTTGGCACTTGATTGATCTTCCTAATGACTATTTCATTGTTAAATTCAACCTTGATGAAGATATGAATCAGGTTCTCTATGGTGGACCTTGGATCCTAGTTGGGCAAACATTGGTTGTGCAGAAATGGAGACCTGAGTTTGATCCAGCTGAGGAGAAAATAAGTCGAATGGCTTTATGG ATTGATCaggtgactcttggccaagcTAGAGGCAAATTTGCCCGTGTCTATATTGAAATTGACCTGAGTAAACCTTTAAGGCTATTTGTAGAAGTCGAGGGTGTGGTTTATGGAGTTGTCTATGAGGGAATTTCTATGATCTGTTTTGAATGCGGCTGCTATGGTCATGTTAAGGATAAATGTCCCCATATTCACACTAAGAATGTTACTTACTCAAATGCTTCTGTGAATGCTAATCATACATCCAGTGATGGCAGTGGCCCTGATGTTTCCAATGATAATACTCAACAGGATATGGATACTGCCCAAGTGAATGTGGTTCCCTCTCCACCCATCATGAAGAAAGACATGGGTCCTTGGATGTTGATGACATACAAGAATAAAAGGAGAACTAACACTAACAATGGGGATGTTAAGAAAGTTCAAGGCTCTGGATCTCGATTTGCGGTGCTTCAGGAGGTTTCTGGGGAggaaaatatcagaaatgaGATGAATGCTCCTCTTAGCAATGAACCAGCTTCTGCTTCTGACCCACCAATTGTTAAGCTATGGAAGAATCTACAAGAGAAAGTTCAACTAACCAAGGTGCCTAAAGAAAATGATGATAAAGCTTCTGATAAGAGCAATAGGAAGAGAGTGATgaatgaagaaatgaaaagatCGAAAGATAAGCTTCCTGCAAGAGTTCCGATGAAAGATGTGTCTAATGAAGTGATTGGACCCTCTGGTAGTGGAGCTGTGCCCAAATTCACTATGTGGTATCAGAGGAAGAGCAAAGTTTTAACTAATCCTGGTACTAGTACTATTGGTGTGGGTATTAGTACTAGTATTTGTCAGGAGAATAATGTGCAAAGTTGTTGTGTTCCAGCAGTGTTTGGCCATTGTCCTCCGGAGGAGAAAGTGTCGAATGGGGATTGTTCAATGGAGGAGACAATATCTAATGCAGCTGAAAATTTTGTTGAGAAGACCTTTACTGATAACAGTGTTTTGGCACAAGTTCAAGAGACTCCTTCCCTTCCTGTGGAAGGTATTGTTTCTGAAAATTAA
- the LOC112202328 gene encoding uncharacterized protein At4g02000-like isoform X1 gives MEDLDSRRVETSPSSPVPSYASLLKNPVDRFHQTMVEDFEMTDEDYSYSAGKHGLNVSFSQKVHNKLDYDCRSAVIVKLMGKPNSTNALDFMLRGLRRKWQLKGGWHLIDLPNDYFIVKFNLDEDMNQVLYGGPWILVGQTLVVQKWRPEFDPAEEKISRMALWVRLSGLPVKYFKEFTIAKIGRIIGDVVKIDQVTLGQARGKFARVYIEIDLSKPLRLFVEVEGVVYGVVYEGISMICFECGCYGHVKDKCPHIHTKNVTYSNASVNANHTSSDGSGPDVSNDNTQQDMDTAQVNVVPSPPIMKKDMGPWMLMTYKNKRRTNTNNGDVKKVQGSGSRFAVLQEVSGEENIRNEMNAPLSNEPASASDPPIVKLWKNLQEKVQLTKVPKENDDKASDKSNRKRVMNEEMKRSKDKLPARVPMKDVSNEVIGPSGSGAVPKFTMWYQRKSKVLTNPGTSTIGVGISTSICQENNVQSCCVPAVFGHCPPEEKVSNGDCSMEETISNAAENFVEKTFTDNSVLAQVQETPSLPVEGIVSEN, from the coding sequence ATGGAAGACTTGGATTCGCGACGGGTTGAGACCTCTCCATCTTCACCTGTGCCCAGCTATGCGAGTCTACTGAAAAATCCGGTTGATCGCTTCCATCAAACCATGGTGGAAGACTTCGAAATGACTGATGAGGATTATTCTTACTCTGCTGGTAAGCATGGTCTTAACGTCTCCTTCTCTCAGAAAGTTCATAATAAACTCGATTATGACTGCCGTAGTGCTGTAATTGTGAAATTGATGGGGAAGCCAAATTCTACTAATGCGTTGGATTTTATGCTAAGGGGCTTAAGGAGAAAATGGCAGCTTAAGGGTGGTTGGCACTTGATTGATCTTCCTAATGACTATTTCATTGTTAAATTCAACCTTGATGAAGATATGAATCAGGTTCTCTATGGTGGACCTTGGATCCTAGTTGGGCAAACATTGGTTGTGCAGAAATGGAGACCTGAGTTTGATCCAGCTGAGGAGAAAATAAGTCGAATGGCTTTATGGGTAAGACTCTCCGGTTTGCCTGTGAAATACTTTAAGGAATTCACAATTGCTAAGATTGGTAGAATAATTGGGGATGTTGTGAAGATTGATCaggtgactcttggccaagcTAGAGGCAAATTTGCCCGTGTCTATATTGAAATTGACCTGAGTAAACCTTTAAGGCTATTTGTAGAAGTCGAGGGTGTGGTTTATGGAGTTGTCTATGAGGGAATTTCTATGATCTGTTTTGAATGCGGCTGCTATGGTCATGTTAAGGATAAATGTCCCCATATTCACACTAAGAATGTTACTTACTCAAATGCTTCTGTGAATGCTAATCATACATCCAGTGATGGCAGTGGCCCTGATGTTTCCAATGATAATACTCAACAGGATATGGATACTGCCCAAGTGAATGTGGTTCCCTCTCCACCCATCATGAAGAAAGACATGGGTCCTTGGATGTTGATGACATACAAGAATAAAAGGAGAACTAACACTAACAATGGGGATGTTAAGAAAGTTCAAGGCTCTGGATCTCGATTTGCGGTGCTTCAGGAGGTTTCTGGGGAggaaaatatcagaaatgaGATGAATGCTCCTCTTAGCAATGAACCAGCTTCTGCTTCTGACCCACCAATTGTTAAGCTATGGAAGAATCTACAAGAGAAAGTTCAACTAACCAAGGTGCCTAAAGAAAATGATGATAAAGCTTCTGATAAGAGCAATAGGAAGAGAGTGATgaatgaagaaatgaaaagatCGAAAGATAAGCTTCCTGCAAGAGTTCCGATGAAAGATGTGTCTAATGAAGTGATTGGACCCTCTGGTAGTGGAGCTGTGCCCAAATTCACTATGTGGTATCAGAGGAAGAGCAAAGTTTTAACTAATCCTGGTACTAGTACTATTGGTGTGGGTATTAGTACTAGTATTTGTCAGGAGAATAATGTGCAAAGTTGTTGTGTTCCAGCAGTGTTTGGCCATTGTCCTCCGGAGGAGAAAGTGTCGAATGGGGATTGTTCAATGGAGGAGACAATATCTAATGCAGCTGAAAATTTTGTTGAGAAGACCTTTACTGATAACAGTGTTTTGGCACAAGTTCAAGAGACTCCTTCCCTTCCTGTGGAAGGTATTGTTTCTGAAAATTAA
- the LOC112202328 gene encoding uncharacterized protein At4g02000-like isoform X3: MRIILTLLVLYGGPWILVGQTLVVQKWRPEFDPAEEKISRMALWVRLSGLPVKYFKEFTIAKIGRIIGDVVKIDQVTLGQARGKFARVYIEIDLSKPLRLFVEVEGVVYGVVYEGISMICFECGCYGHVKDKCPHIHTKNVTYSNASVNANHTSSDGSGPDVSNDNTQQDMDTAQVNVVPSPPIMKKDMGPWMLMTYKNKRRTNTNNGDVKKVQGSGSRFAVLQEVSGEENIRNEMNAPLSNEPASASDPPIVKLWKNLQEKVQLTKVPKENDDKASDKSNRKRVMNEEMKRSKDKLPARVPMKDVSNEVIGPSGSGAVPKFTMWYQRKSKVLTNPGTSTIGVGISTSICQENNVQSCCVPAVFGHCPPEEKVSNGDCSMEETISNAAENFVEKTFTDNSVLAQVQETPSLPVEGIVSEN, from the exons ATGAGGATTATTCTTACTCTGCTG GTTCTCTATGGTGGACCTTGGATCCTAGTTGGGCAAACATTGGTTGTGCAGAAATGGAGACCTGAGTTTGATCCAGCTGAGGAGAAAATAAGTCGAATGGCTTTATGGGTAAGACTCTCCGGTTTGCCTGTGAAATACTTTAAGGAATTCACAATTGCTAAGATTGGTAGAATAATTGGGGATGTTGTGAAGATTGATCaggtgactcttggccaagcTAGAGGCAAATTTGCCCGTGTCTATATTGAAATTGACCTGAGTAAACCTTTAAGGCTATTTGTAGAAGTCGAGGGTGTGGTTTATGGAGTTGTCTATGAGGGAATTTCTATGATCTGTTTTGAATGCGGCTGCTATGGTCATGTTAAGGATAAATGTCCCCATATTCACACTAAGAATGTTACTTACTCAAATGCTTCTGTGAATGCTAATCATACATCCAGTGATGGCAGTGGCCCTGATGTTTCCAATGATAATACTCAACAGGATATGGATACTGCCCAAGTGAATGTGGTTCCCTCTCCACCCATCATGAAGAAAGACATGGGTCCTTGGATGTTGATGACATACAAGAATAAAAGGAGAACTAACACTAACAATGGGGATGTTAAGAAAGTTCAAGGCTCTGGATCTCGATTTGCGGTGCTTCAGGAGGTTTCTGGGGAggaaaatatcagaaatgaGATGAATGCTCCTCTTAGCAATGAACCAGCTTCTGCTTCTGACCCACCAATTGTTAAGCTATGGAAGAATCTACAAGAGAAAGTTCAACTAACCAAGGTGCCTAAAGAAAATGATGATAAAGCTTCTGATAAGAGCAATAGGAAGAGAGTGATgaatgaagaaatgaaaagatCGAAAGATAAGCTTCCTGCAAGAGTTCCGATGAAAGATGTGTCTAATGAAGTGATTGGACCCTCTGGTAGTGGAGCTGTGCCCAAATTCACTATGTGGTATCAGAGGAAGAGCAAAGTTTTAACTAATCCTGGTACTAGTACTATTGGTGTGGGTATTAGTACTAGTATTTGTCAGGAGAATAATGTGCAAAGTTGTTGTGTTCCAGCAGTGTTTGGCCATTGTCCTCCGGAGGAGAAAGTGTCGAATGGGGATTGTTCAATGGAGGAGACAATATCTAATGCAGCTGAAAATTTTGTTGAGAAGACCTTTACTGATAACAGTGTTTTGGCACAAGTTCAAGAGACTCCTTCCCTTCCTGTGGAAGGTATTGTTTCTGAAAATTAA